The Branchiostoma floridae strain S238N-H82 chromosome 10, Bfl_VNyyK, whole genome shotgun sequence genome has a segment encoding these proteins:
- the LOC118424969 gene encoding kiSS-1 receptor-like: MDAVTPYPTGDFATTYTGGWFSSTETPNATDPGGEPSLGPEADIVPAIFAVICLVGAAGNAFVIFMVYRFAELRTVTNYYIVNLAVTDLAFLICCVPFSAAKMATPSWEYGEFLCKFVFYFMQHTPFIPKASTA; the protein is encoded by the exons ATGGATGCCGTCACACCTTACCCCACCGGCGACTTCGCCACTACGTATACGGGCGGATGGTTCTCCTCCACCGAGACTCCGAACGCGACGGACCCGGGGGGCGAGCCGTCCCTGGGGCCAGAAGCCGACATCGTCCCGGCTATCTTTGCAGTCATCTGCCTCGTCGGCGCGGCTGGGAATGCTTTTGTGATCTTCATGGTTTACCG GTTTGCCGAACTCAGGACCGTCACCAACTACTACATCGTGAACCTGGCCGTGACGGACCTGGCCTTCCTCATCTGCTGCGTGCCGTTCTCAGCCGCCAAGATGGCGACCCCTTCCTGGGAGTACGGAGAGTTCCTCTGCAAGTTCGTCTTCTACTTCATGCAG CACACTCCGTTTATTCCAAAAGCTTCCACAGCGTGA